From Cellulomonas dongxiuzhuiae, the proteins below share one genomic window:
- a CDS encoding TPM domain-containing protein, with the protein MPLARRALRPLCALAAGAVIVVAGAGGAAAQAPFDLGGETVVDRAGVLQDPAAVQQAVDRVGQETPYRLTVVYVDTFDGLGAETWVQRTAEESGLGQSDAVLAVAVEDAQYTLAPTSLGSITPAQLDRVADDVRTELSDGDWDGAAVAAADGIVEAAGGRASGATSGGGISGGALTALLLVGAAVIGAVLLFTFLRRRTQRPAGVLRDTAGATRVAGAADEFAALPTAELDHRSASALVALDDALRSSEEELGFAQAQFGTEPTREFETVLAQGKQTLTEAFRLRQTLDDDVPDTEEQVRATSAQILRLCGQVEDALDQQKDAFDRLRAIEARVDDAIEAHQREAQRLRTRVEPARAAVTALAARYSPDTLGSVAGNPDQAARLLDDVDAALTQARARSAQGDKGGAVGFARAAEEALAQATTMLDAVASADSELAAAGARLEAGIASITADLADAARLAPGDPQVAPHAQEARAAVETAQAARSGTGDPLAALRRLTTAEAALDAALAPRRDAEERGRRALALLDDTLGRLDSAVRATTDYISTRRGAVGPQARTRLAEADRLRLRALDQRTTDPEAALATAQRGEQLVAEAQRLARTDVEHAQRYDDDDHHRGQGGGTDVGGMILGGILIDSILRGGGRGGGGWGGGGGSWGGGGFGGGGRGGGFGGGFGGGGGFGGGGRGGGF; encoded by the coding sequence GTGCCCCTGGCCCGTCGCGCCCTCCGCCCGCTCTGCGCCCTCGCCGCCGGCGCGGTGATCGTCGTCGCCGGAGCAGGAGGCGCCGCCGCGCAGGCGCCGTTCGACCTCGGGGGCGAGACCGTCGTCGACCGCGCCGGTGTGCTCCAGGACCCGGCGGCCGTGCAGCAGGCCGTGGACCGCGTCGGGCAGGAGACCCCGTACCGGCTGACCGTGGTCTACGTCGACACGTTCGACGGCCTCGGCGCGGAGACGTGGGTGCAGCGCACCGCCGAGGAGTCGGGGCTCGGGCAGTCGGACGCCGTGCTCGCCGTCGCCGTCGAGGACGCGCAGTACACGCTGGCCCCCACCTCGCTCGGCTCGATCACGCCCGCGCAGCTCGACCGGGTCGCGGACGACGTCCGGACCGAGCTGTCGGACGGCGACTGGGACGGCGCCGCGGTCGCGGCCGCCGACGGGATCGTCGAGGCGGCGGGCGGGCGCGCCTCCGGCGCCACGTCAGGCGGCGGGATCTCCGGCGGCGCGCTGACCGCGCTGCTGCTCGTCGGTGCCGCCGTCATCGGCGCGGTGCTGCTGTTCACGTTCCTGCGCCGCCGCACCCAGCGGCCCGCGGGCGTGCTGCGCGACACCGCGGGGGCGACGCGCGTCGCGGGCGCGGCGGACGAGTTCGCGGCCCTGCCGACCGCAGAGCTGGACCACCGCTCGGCGTCTGCGCTCGTCGCGCTCGACGACGCGCTGCGCTCGTCCGAGGAGGAGCTGGGGTTCGCGCAGGCGCAGTTCGGCACCGAGCCCACGCGCGAGTTCGAGACGGTCCTCGCGCAGGGCAAGCAGACGCTCACCGAGGCCTTCCGGCTGCGCCAGACGCTCGACGACGACGTCCCCGACACCGAGGAGCAGGTGCGCGCCACGTCCGCGCAGATCCTGCGGCTGTGCGGGCAGGTCGAGGACGCCCTCGACCAGCAGAAGGACGCGTTCGACCGGCTGCGCGCCATCGAGGCCCGCGTCGACGACGCCATCGAGGCCCACCAGCGCGAGGCGCAGCGGCTGCGCACGCGCGTCGAGCCCGCCCGGGCCGCCGTCACCGCGCTCGCGGCGAGGTACTCCCCCGACACGCTGGGCTCCGTCGCCGGCAACCCGGACCAGGCCGCCCGGCTGCTCGACGACGTCGACGCCGCGCTCACCCAGGCCCGCGCCCGGTCCGCCCAGGGCGACAAGGGCGGTGCCGTCGGGTTCGCCCGCGCCGCGGAGGAGGCGCTGGCGCAGGCCACGACGATGCTCGACGCGGTCGCGTCCGCGGACAGCGAGCTCGCGGCCGCGGGCGCCCGCCTCGAGGCCGGCATCGCGTCGATCACCGCGGACCTGGCCGACGCGGCCCGTCTGGCGCCGGGTGACCCGCAGGTCGCCCCGCACGCGCAGGAGGCCCGCGCGGCCGTCGAGACCGCGCAGGCCGCACGCAGCGGCACGGGCGACCCGCTCGCCGCGCTGCGCCGGCTCACGACCGCCGAGGCCGCGCTCGACGCCGCGCTCGCACCCCGACGCGACGCCGAGGAGCGCGGTCGGCGCGCGCTGGCGCTGCTCGACGACACCCTCGGACGGCTCGACTCCGCCGTGCGCGCGACCACCGACTACATCAGCACCCGCCGCGGCGCCGTCGGGCCGCAGGCCCGCACCCGGCTCGCGGAGGCCGACCGGCTGCGGCTGCGCGCGCTCGACCAGCGCACCACCGACCCCGAGGCGGCCCTGGCCACCGCGCAGCGCGGTGAGCAGCTCGTCGCCGAGGCGCAGCGGCTCGCCCGCACCGACGTCGAGCACGCCCAGCGGTACGACGACGACGACCACCACCGCGGCCAGGGCGGCGGCACCGACGTGGGCGGCATGATCCTCGGCGGCATCCTCATCGACTCGATCCTGCGCGGCGGCGGCCGCGGCGGCGGCGGGTGGGGCGGTGGTGGCGGCAGCTGGGGAGGCGGCGGGTTCGGCGGCGGCGGGCGCGGCGGCGGCTTCGGGGGCGGGTTCGGCGGCGGCGGCGGGTTCGGCGGCGGCGGGCGCGGCGGCGGGTTCTGA
- a CDS encoding GNAT family N-acetyltransferase produces the protein MTSLLLDPDLLSTALPAGWHAALPGPDDVAELHALRARHEVAARGAESAGLDATRAELTGDAAASRAHMVVRDASGAARGWATAQDRAAGRVLVAVVVDPELDDATGDEVAAVLFAWAEGAGVAQARARGLTRTQLDSGAFEPDARHQRRLAAAGYEHVRTWWQMRRPVVDSDHGLRPTGPGVVVRRLDREEGAMPGTRDLAAAHDVLEQAFGDHFNYHEETFDEFLARLRSDPGHRWDHWWLAELVDGDEPQAVGVLIASASTDAGGRAVGSYVEYLGVRREARGRGVARSLLDAVVTDAAERGRAYVGLEVDADSPTGAADLYLSSGYTTSYVTQSWHRYVDVR, from the coding sequence ATGACCTCTCTGCTGCTGGACCCTGACCTCCTGTCGACAGCTCTGCCCGCCGGGTGGCACGCCGCCCTGCCAGGACCGGACGACGTGGCCGAACTGCACGCGTTGCGCGCACGGCACGAGGTCGCCGCGCGGGGTGCGGAGTCGGCGGGGCTCGACGCGACCCGCGCCGAGCTCACGGGGGACGCAGCCGCCAGCCGCGCGCACATGGTGGTGCGGGACGCCTCCGGTGCCGCGCGCGGGTGGGCGACCGCGCAGGACCGTGCCGCGGGTCGCGTGCTCGTGGCCGTCGTCGTCGACCCCGAGCTCGACGACGCGACGGGTGACGAGGTCGCGGCGGTGCTCTTCGCGTGGGCCGAGGGCGCCGGTGTGGCGCAGGCGCGCGCCCGGGGGCTGACCCGCACGCAGCTCGACAGCGGCGCCTTCGAGCCCGACGCGCGCCACCAGCGCCGGCTCGCCGCCGCGGGCTACGAGCACGTCCGGACGTGGTGGCAGATGCGCCGCCCGGTGGTCGACTCCGACCACGGCCTGCGCCCCACCGGCCCGGGCGTGGTGGTCCGCCGGCTGGACCGCGAGGAGGGCGCGATGCCCGGGACGCGCGACCTGGCAGCGGCGCACGACGTCCTCGAGCAGGCGTTCGGCGACCACTTCAACTACCACGAGGAGACGTTCGACGAGTTCCTCGCCCGGCTGCGGTCGGACCCGGGTCACCGGTGGGACCACTGGTGGCTCGCCGAGCTCGTCGACGGTGACGAGCCGCAGGCGGTCGGGGTGCTCATCGCGAGCGCGTCGACCGACGCCGGTGGCCGCGCGGTGGGCAGCTACGTCGAGTACCTCGGCGTCCGGCGGGAGGCCCGCGGTCGCGGCGTCGCGCGCTCGCTCCTCGACGCGGTCGTCACGGACGCCGCCGAGCGCGGCCGGGCGTACGTCGGGCTCGAGGTCGACGCGGACTCCCCCACGGGTGCGGCGGACCTGTACCTGTCCTCCGGCTACACGACGTCGTACGTCACGCAGTCCTGGCACCGGTACGTCGACGTCCGCTGA